One part of the Acidobacteriota bacterium genome encodes these proteins:
- a CDS encoding GMC family oxidoreductase — MWSQKKRVPVARPEPVYDAVIVGSGAAGGTMAWVLVNAGLRVAMLEAGPKREPMVDFAYHEPFPYEDPHRGLKTEESPTDAMRKKYIFGPNAYAPWSNPDEPYTTPKDLPYEWMRARNVGGRTMFWGRFANRFNEADFKMRSLDGQGLDWPIEYKDLAPYYDKAEIFMGVCGAKENHPDLPDGDNFLPPAALKCPDHLLTKAAGKLGIRTMRVRRAMMTKAYKGYAQCHYCAGCDDGCETDSFYSSTSRQIQPLLNKFPRTFKLIPNAMAHKVNLNGKGLASSVSYIDKTTGHEREIKARAVVLGCGTLETTRLLLLSNIANSSGLIGKNFIEHLDAGAQAFLPELSFSEREEGDGIGGSHIIIPWFGYFRPQEKRDFVRGFQIEPSARQRMRPDKNPKRIRGLGVAFKKEIRRWQGTRVSLACHGEMLPGPDKFVDLDSTVQDKWGSPVLKIHHPVDDNARSMYKYIRQTYEELFAAAKATEVTLPDAPDKPGHSIHEMGTVHMGSDAKTSVLNSFNQAWDVKNLFVTDAASFASGTHKNPTLTIMALSWRAAEYLLAERKKGNL, encoded by the coding sequence ATGTGGAGCCAAAAGAAAAGAGTCCCTGTTGCTCGCCCAGAACCCGTGTATGACGCTGTGATCGTCGGCTCTGGCGCGGCGGGTGGCACGATGGCCTGGGTGCTGGTCAATGCCGGGTTGCGCGTCGCGATGCTCGAAGCCGGGCCGAAACGCGAGCCTATGGTGGATTTCGCCTACCACGAACCCTTCCCTTACGAGGATCCCCACCGTGGCCTGAAAACCGAAGAATCGCCGACCGATGCGATGCGCAAGAAATACATCTTCGGCCCGAACGCTTACGCGCCTTGGTCCAACCCGGATGAACCATATACAACCCCGAAAGACTTGCCCTACGAATGGATGCGCGCGCGCAATGTCGGGGGCCGCACGATGTTTTGGGGGCGCTTTGCCAACCGTTTTAACGAAGCGGATTTCAAAATGCGTTCGCTGGACGGTCAGGGCTTGGATTGGCCGATCGAATACAAGGACCTCGCCCCTTACTATGACAAGGCCGAGATTTTCATGGGCGTGTGCGGGGCCAAAGAGAATCATCCCGATCTGCCGGACGGGGACAATTTCCTGCCCCCGGCGGCGCTGAAGTGTCCGGATCATTTGCTGACAAAAGCCGCCGGGAAATTGGGCATTCGCACCATGCGCGTGCGGCGGGCGATGATGACCAAAGCCTATAAAGGCTACGCGCAGTGCCATTATTGCGCCGGTTGCGATGATGGCTGCGAGACCGATTCGTTTTACAGTTCGACGTCGCGCCAGATACAGCCACTGCTGAATAAATTCCCGCGCACCTTCAAACTGATTCCCAATGCGATGGCGCACAAGGTCAACCTGAATGGCAAAGGGCTGGCCAGCAGTGTCAGCTACATTGACAAGACCACGGGCCACGAACGCGAAATCAAAGCGCGCGCCGTCGTGCTGGGGTGCGGCACGCTCGAAACGACGCGGCTCTTGTTGTTGTCGAACATCGCCAATTCCAGCGGCCTGATCGGCAAAAACTTCATCGAGCATTTGGACGCGGGCGCGCAGGCCTTCTTGCCCGAACTCAGTTTTTCAGAACGCGAAGAGGGCGATGGCATCGGCGGTTCGCACATCATCATCCCGTGGTTCGGTTACTTCCGTCCGCAGGAAAAGCGTGATTTCGTGCGCGGCTTTCAGATCGAGCCTTCGGCGCGTCAACGGATGCGGCCCGACAAGAACCCGAAGCGCATACGGGGTCTGGGCGTAGCCTTCAAAAAAGAGATTCGCCGCTGGCAGGGCACGCGCGTCTCGCTGGCCTGTCACGGCGAAATGCTGCCCGGCCCGGACAAGTTCGTCGACCTCGACTCGACGGTGCAAGACAAATGGGGCAGCCCCGTGCTCAAGATTCACCACCCCGTGGATGACAACGCGCGGAGCATGTACAAATACATCCGGCAAACTTATGAAGAGTTGTTTGCCGCCGCCAAAGCCACGGAAGTCACCTTGCCCGATGCGCCGGACAAACCGGGCCATTCGATTCACGAAATGGGCACGGTGCACATGGGCAGCGATGCGAAAACCTCGGTGCTCAATTCCTTCAATCAAGCGTGGGATGTCAAAAACCTGTTCGTGACCGACGCGGCGTCGTTTGCTTCGGGCACGCACAAAAACCCAACGCTGACGATCATGGCGCTCTCGTGGCGGGCGGCGGAGTATTTGCTGGCCGAGCGCAAGAAAGGAAATCTGTAG